The Neobacillus sp. OS1-2 genome includes a window with the following:
- the recX gene encoding recombination regulator RecX encodes MAIITKITTQQKNKDRFNVFMDYGKGEEFAFSVDSDVFIKHQLKKGMELDDFSLLEIQYQDDIRKAYNLAVNYLARRMRAEKEIKDYLLKKEIDEPIIKEVIHRLTAQKYINDEEFALAFVRTLANTTDKGPNVIKMELREKGMEEKILQRALEEFPLEQQIEKATKLSKKLLQKYAKESPKIQKQKLENVLIRKGYSFEVIAMVISEIEMPKEADEEMNAIRHQGEKAHRKFSQLVGYEYQQKMKQVLYRKGFSLDLIERFLAELENS; translated from the coding sequence TTGGCCATTATAACAAAGATCACCACGCAGCAGAAAAATAAAGATCGTTTTAATGTGTTCATGGATTATGGCAAAGGCGAAGAATTTGCATTTAGTGTTGATAGTGATGTATTCATCAAACATCAATTAAAAAAGGGAATGGAGCTTGATGATTTTTCACTCTTAGAAATTCAATACCAAGATGACATTCGCAAGGCCTACAACCTAGCCGTAAATTATTTGGCAAGAAGAATGAGAGCGGAAAAAGAGATTAAGGATTACCTTCTAAAAAAGGAAATAGACGAACCAATCATAAAAGAAGTCATACATAGGTTGACCGCTCAAAAATACATCAATGATGAGGAATTTGCGTTAGCCTTCGTAAGGACACTAGCGAATACAACTGATAAAGGCCCTAATGTCATCAAAATGGAATTAAGGGAAAAGGGAATGGAAGAGAAGATTCTCCAACGCGCCCTAGAAGAATTTCCCTTAGAGCAGCAGATTGAAAAAGCAACGAAGCTAAGCAAAAAGCTACTTCAAAAGTATGCAAAGGAATCACCTAAAATTCAAAAACAAAAGCTTGAGAATGTCTTGATTAGAAAAGGGTATTCTTTTGAGGTAATAGCTATGGTTATCAGTGAAATAGAAATGCCTAAAGAGGCTGATGAAGAGATGAATGCCATCAGACATCAAGGTGAAAAGGCGCATCGGAAATTTTCCCAATTAGTTGGGTATGAGTATCAGCAAAAGATGAAACAGGTTTTATATAGAAAAGGTTTTTCACTCGATCTAATTGAAAGGTTTCTTGCTGAATTAGAAAACTCATGA
- the argH gene encoding argininosuccinate lyase, giving the protein MSKLWGGRFTKETNKLVEEFTASITFDQKLAKEDIAGSLAHVQMLGECGIIPMDDTEKIKDGLLSIKEMVDNHEVEFSVADEDIHMNIEKLLIEKIGPVGGKLHTGRSRNDQVATDMHLYLRTKTTELIKLLEDVQQALISQAKVNVETLIPGYTHLQRAQPVSFAHHLMAYFWMFERDKERLIDSLKRINWLPLGSGALAGTTFPIDRERVAELLGFETVYPNSMDAVSDRDFILEFLSIGSIIMTHISRLSEELVIWSSQEFQFVELDDSFCTGSSIMPQKKNPDVPELLRGKTGRTYGNLIGLLTVLKGLPLAYNKDLQEDKEGMFDTVETLEGSLKLLAPMIETMTVKKDVMRKAINNDFSNATDIADYLVRKGLPFREAHEVIGKIVLYAIQNNKFLLDLRFEEYQEFSALFGDDIYQVLAPEHVVAVRNSFGGTAPEQVMKQIILAEGKLEE; this is encoded by the coding sequence ATGTCTAAGCTATGGGGCGGACGTTTTACGAAAGAAACAAATAAATTGGTTGAAGAATTCACAGCTTCTATCACTTTTGATCAAAAACTAGCAAAAGAGGATATTGCCGGCAGCCTTGCCCATGTTCAAATGTTAGGGGAATGCGGCATTATTCCAATGGATGATACTGAGAAAATTAAGGATGGTCTCCTATCCATAAAAGAGATGGTAGATAATCACGAGGTTGAATTTTCAGTAGCCGATGAAGATATTCATATGAATATTGAAAAATTATTAATTGAAAAAATAGGCCCTGTCGGCGGCAAGCTTCATACGGGACGCAGCCGAAATGATCAAGTGGCGACCGATATGCATCTATATTTACGAACAAAAACAACAGAACTAATAAAATTACTTGAGGATGTCCAGCAGGCATTGATCTCTCAAGCAAAAGTAAATGTAGAAACATTAATTCCTGGGTATACGCATTTACAGCGGGCCCAGCCGGTTTCGTTTGCCCATCATCTCATGGCCTATTTTTGGATGTTTGAACGTGATAAAGAAAGATTAATCGACTCGTTAAAACGAATTAATTGGCTTCCGCTGGGTTCAGGTGCCCTGGCAGGGACAACCTTCCCGATTGACCGTGAACGTGTGGCCGAGCTGCTCGGATTTGAAACTGTTTATCCCAACAGTATGGATGCGGTAAGTGACCGTGATTTTATTCTAGAATTTTTATCGATTGGTTCCATCATCATGACACATATTTCAAGACTTTCTGAGGAATTGGTCATTTGGTCAAGCCAGGAATTTCAGTTTGTGGAGTTGGATGATTCATTCTGCACAGGCTCAAGTATCATGCCACAAAAGAAAAACCCGGATGTACCGGAGCTGCTTAGAGGGAAAACAGGCCGTACTTATGGGAATTTAATCGGCTTATTGACCGTCTTAAAGGGCTTGCCACTCGCCTACAACAAGGATCTGCAAGAAGATAAGGAAGGTATGTTTGACACAGTGGAAACACTAGAAGGCTCCTTAAAGCTTTTGGCACCAATGATCGAAACGATGACGGTCAAGAAAGATGTGATGCGTAAGGCAATCAACAATGATTTTTCCAATGCAACAGATATTGCTGATTATTTGGTTAGAAAAGGCTTGCCGTTCCGTGAAGCCCATGAAGTAATTGGAAAAATAGTGTTGTATGCTATTCAAAACAACAAATTTTTATTGGATTTACGTTTTGAGGAATATCAAGAGTTCAGTGCATTATTTGGGGACGATATTTATCAGGTATTGGCTCCTGAGCATGTTGTGGCCGTGAGAAACAGCTTTGGCGGTACAGCTCCTGAACAGGTGATGAAACAAATTATCCTTGCTGAGGGGAAATTGGAAGAATAA
- the mutY gene encoding A/G-specific adenine glycosylase — MLIGHEIFKNININAFQNDLIAWFKNEQRDLPWRIDQDPYKVWVSEIMLQQTRVDTVIPYFNRFIEWFPTIDDLAEADEDKVLKAWEGLGYYSRVRNLQSAVKEVKEKYNGEVPNTPKEIAELKGVGPYTAGAILSIAYGIPEPAVDGNVMRVLSRILSIWDDIAKPSSRKIFEQVVRGLISHEDPSAFNQALMELGALVCTPTSPSCLLCPVREHCQAFFAGVQNELPVKTKKTKTRDVQLASAIITDTSGKFLIHKRPKNGLLANLWEFPTIELHHPMLNDREHIVTRFNETLDLDIKLEQIIGQIDHVFSHLVWNLKVYTGTITSEFTETDEWKLASFEEMKEYAFPVPYQKMFKLYQSL, encoded by the coding sequence ATGTTAATTGGACACGAAATTTTCAAAAATATCAATATAAATGCTTTTCAAAATGATTTAATAGCCTGGTTTAAAAATGAACAGCGTGACTTGCCTTGGCGCATAGACCAAGATCCATATAAGGTATGGGTTTCAGAAATTATGTTGCAGCAAACAAGAGTCGACACCGTCATCCCGTATTTTAATCGTTTTATTGAATGGTTTCCTACAATTGATGATTTGGCTGAAGCGGACGAAGATAAAGTGCTTAAAGCTTGGGAAGGGCTCGGATATTATTCAAGAGTGCGAAACCTGCAATCTGCGGTTAAGGAAGTAAAAGAAAAATATAACGGAGAGGTGCCAAATACACCAAAGGAAATCGCAGAACTTAAAGGGGTAGGGCCCTATACAGCAGGTGCGATTCTAAGTATTGCCTACGGAATCCCAGAGCCTGCAGTTGATGGAAATGTGATGAGGGTCTTATCACGAATTCTCTCCATTTGGGATGACATTGCTAAACCCTCATCCCGAAAGATCTTTGAACAAGTCGTGCGGGGATTAATTTCCCATGAGGACCCATCCGCATTTAATCAGGCGTTAATGGAATTAGGGGCGTTGGTTTGTACTCCGACATCTCCTTCCTGTTTATTATGTCCGGTCCGCGAACATTGCCAGGCCTTCTTTGCAGGGGTCCAAAATGAGCTGCCGGTAAAAACGAAAAAAACGAAGACGCGTGATGTCCAACTGGCCTCAGCAATCATTACGGATACATCCGGTAAATTTTTAATTCATAAGCGCCCTAAAAATGGGCTGCTTGCGAATTTATGGGAATTCCCAACAATCGAGCTCCATCATCCCATGCTAAACGATCGGGAGCATATAGTTACCCGTTTTAACGAAACCCTTGATTTGGATATCAAGCTTGAGCAAATCATTGGTCAAATTGACCATGTATTTTCCCATTTAGTTTGGAATTTGAAAGTATACACTGGGACCATTACTTCTGAATTTACGGAAACCGACGAATGGAAGCTGGCTTCCTTTGAAGAAATGAAAGAATATGCCTTCCCGGTTCCATATCAAAAAATGT
- a CDS encoding glycosyltransferase has product MLENSFTWSKSFKNENTRKKMKQYPPISTDAEVSPVNKDNHDIEVSIIIPSQNKYPLNLFTLYSLELQTFHPARMEVIFINDASTDQTDDQLKGYSPQYHFKYIHSKEKLGRAKVRNLGIRSARGSLLIFLDAEMMVEPDFVANHYKHHQTKNNLILSGVMHSKALYSCVFPAFSEKKIDEITDLTKNNKEIYTRFRNRNGNLDQPFPLLNKDDLTRNTYRDLAFNAFPWFRQIIRNYGNDLEGFAFPWMAFLTGNVSIKKELIVQAGGFDEEFYHYGYEDWELGYRLYKMGAEYMVSEQLITYHQEHPVGESKWKEAVGNFGLFTIKHHDVDVLILGLELTGLTDLLTMSKILREYKALGQSSPEQFKKFQEKFVHILETIILMLQVDIRHFNILGASGFTSEQRKELLTDTKSLSGYPNLANFLKQVINS; this is encoded by the coding sequence ATGTTAGAAAACAGCTTTACATGGTCAAAAAGCTTTAAAAATGAAAATACGCGAAAAAAGATGAAGCAATATCCCCCAATAAGTACCGATGCGGAAGTATCCCCAGTTAATAAGGACAATCACGATATTGAAGTTAGTATTATTATCCCATCACAAAATAAATATCCGCTTAATCTATTTACCCTCTATTCACTTGAACTCCAAACCTTTCATCCAGCAAGAATGGAGGTAATCTTTATTAATGATGCCTCTACAGATCAAACGGACGATCAACTAAAAGGGTATTCCCCGCAATACCATTTTAAATATATCCATAGTAAAGAAAAGTTGGGGAGGGCAAAGGTCAGGAATTTAGGTATTCGCTCTGCAAGAGGAAGCCTGCTGATTTTTCTTGATGCAGAAATGATGGTGGAACCCGATTTTGTTGCTAATCACTATAAGCATCACCAAACCAAGAATAACCTCATTTTGTCTGGGGTTATGCATTCCAAAGCACTTTATTCATGTGTTTTCCCGGCCTTCTCTGAGAAAAAAATAGATGAAATTACAGATTTAACCAAAAATAATAAGGAAATATATACGAGATTTCGTAACCGTAATGGCAATCTTGATCAACCATTCCCATTATTAAATAAAGACGATTTAACTCGTAACACCTATCGAGATCTTGCCTTTAATGCCTTCCCGTGGTTTCGGCAAATAATAAGAAATTACGGAAATGATTTAGAAGGCTTTGCGTTTCCATGGATGGCCTTTCTAACCGGGAATGTCTCGATCAAGAAGGAATTGATTGTCCAGGCTGGTGGGTTTGATGAAGAGTTTTATCACTATGGTTATGAAGACTGGGAATTAGGATACCGGTTATACAAAATGGGTGCGGAGTACATGGTCAGCGAACAATTAATTACCTACCATCAGGAGCATCCCGTTGGCGAAAGTAAATGGAAGGAAGCAGTTGGAAACTTTGGCCTGTTTACGATCAAACATCATGATGTTGATGTCCTCATCCTAGGACTTGAGCTTACCGGACTTACTGATCTCCTAACGATGAGTAAGATTTTACGAGAATATAAAGCACTTGGACAATCGAGCCCTGAACAGTTTAAAAAATTTCAAGAAAAATTTGTCCATATACTTGAAACCATCATCCTGATGCTCCAAGTCGATATCCGTCATTTCAATATCTTAGGTGCTTCAGGCTTTACTTCAGAGCAGCGGAAAGAACTCCTTACTGATACAAAAAGTCTAAGCGGCTATCCCAATTTAGCAAACTTTTTAAAGCAGGTTATAAATTCCTAA
- a CDS encoding YfhE family protein, protein MAEKKKKDRDRGKYTLSSMQEVSYQREFKMADRAGGYHDRKTKL, encoded by the coding sequence ATGGCAGAAAAGAAGAAAAAGGATAGGGATAGAGGCAAGTATACGCTTTCGAGCATGCAGGAAGTATCCTATCAAAGGGAATTTAAAATGGCTGACCGTGCTGGCGGTTATCATGACAGAAAAACAAAGCTTTAA
- a CDS encoding argininosuccinate synthase: protein MTKEKIVLAYSGGLDTSVSVKWIQEKYGYDVIALGLDVGEGKDLEAIKTKALNVGAVKAYIVDAKELLAKEYILPALKANCLYEGKYPLSSALSRPLISKLLVEVAEKEGAAAVAHGCTGKGNDQVRFEVSIQALNPSLKVVAPVREWGMTRDEEIAYAEENGIPIPVDLDNPFSIDANIWGRACEAGVLEDPWAEAPEAAFDWTNPIELTPDAAEYVEIEFEQGVPVSLNGEQLPLVQLIETLNELGGKHGVGRIDHIENRLVGIKSREVYENPAALILINAHKELEFLTLPREVSQFKTQVEQQMAKIIYEGLWYSPLKSALDAFIDETQKTVSGTIRVKLHKGNHTVVGRKSPHSLYNEELATYAKGDAFDHNAAVGFIKLWGLPTKVYSEVNKKESVLK from the coding sequence ATGACGAAGGAAAAAATTGTTTTAGCATACTCAGGCGGTTTGGATACTTCCGTATCAGTAAAGTGGATTCAAGAAAAATATGGATATGATGTGATTGCATTAGGTCTTGATGTTGGCGAAGGTAAGGATCTAGAGGCGATAAAAACAAAGGCACTGAATGTTGGTGCTGTTAAAGCATATATCGTAGATGCTAAGGAATTGTTAGCGAAGGAATATATTCTTCCAGCTTTGAAAGCTAATTGTTTATATGAAGGAAAGTACCCGCTATCATCGGCGCTTTCAAGACCGCTCATTTCAAAATTATTAGTAGAGGTTGCGGAAAAGGAGGGCGCTGCAGCTGTTGCCCACGGTTGTACCGGTAAAGGGAATGATCAGGTTCGATTCGAGGTTTCCATCCAAGCATTAAATCCAAGTTTAAAGGTGGTCGCTCCCGTTCGTGAATGGGGTATGACCCGTGATGAAGAAATTGCCTATGCCGAAGAAAACGGCATTCCAATCCCAGTTGATTTAGACAATCCATTCTCGATTGATGCTAACATCTGGGGGCGTGCTTGTGAAGCTGGCGTTCTTGAAGATCCATGGGCAGAGGCGCCGGAAGCAGCATTCGATTGGACGAATCCAATTGAATTAACACCGGATGCGGCAGAATACGTGGAAATTGAATTTGAACAAGGTGTCCCTGTTTCCTTAAATGGCGAGCAACTTCCATTAGTACAATTAATCGAAACATTGAACGAGCTTGGCGGCAAGCATGGGGTTGGCCGTATCGATCATATTGAGAATAGATTAGTCGGAATCAAGTCTCGTGAAGTGTATGAAAATCCAGCAGCATTAATTTTAATTAATGCACATAAAGAATTAGAATTTTTGACATTACCTCGCGAAGTTTCACAATTTAAGACGCAAGTTGAACAGCAGATGGCGAAGATTATCTATGAAGGTCTTTGGTATTCGCCGTTAAAATCCGCTCTAGATGCTTTTATTGATGAAACGCAAAAAACGGTTTCCGGTACAATCCGTGTCAAGCTTCATAAAGGAAATCATACGGTTGTAGGCCGTAAATCACCGCATAGCTTGTATAACGAGGAATTGGCAACATATGCAAAAGGCGACGCTTTTGATCATAATGCGGCGGTTGGTTTTATTAAGCTTTGGGGATTACCGACAAAAGTATATTCAGAGGTTAATAAGAAAGAATCGGTTCTTAAATAA
- a CDS encoding small, acid-soluble spore protein K yields MRNKETGFPNQNNNKLEGEPRAKAEYASKRANGTINTHPQKRMRASGERDDESPQY; encoded by the coding sequence ATGAGAAATAAAGAAACAGGATTCCCTAATCAAAATAATAATAAGCTTGAGGGAGAGCCACGAGCAAAAGCAGAATATGCTTCAAAGAGAGCAAATGGTACGATTAATACCCATCCACAGAAGCGAATGCGCGCTTCTGGGGAGAGAGATGACGAATCACCGCAATATTAA
- a CDS encoding YfhD family protein, with protein MGRSRGQRSRDKNKASLPQVPKSMKSDGMDVEYSQELADNADLEAQARANAANQRARKGK; from the coding sequence ATGGGTCGGTCACGAGGACAAAGAAGTCGCGATAAAAATAAAGCATCACTTCCACAAGTGCCGAAAAGCATGAAATCTGATGGAATGGATGTAGAGTATTCACAAGAATTAGCAGATAACGCGGACTTGGAAGCACAAGCCCGCGCGAATGCGGCTAACCAGCGCGCCCGAAAAGGCAAGTAA
- a CDS encoding metal-dependent hydrolase: MDTGTHVVMGIALGGLATLDPSVAASHATATSVLIATIAGSQIPDIDTVLKLRNNAIYIRNHRGVTHSIPAVLLWPLLIVAVIYPFFTSANLLHLWAWTFAAVFIHVFVDIFNAYGTQALRPFSTKWVALGVINTFDPIIFGIHVIGIFIWILGANPGITFLLMYAVIFTYYIRRYQAKKRVLVGVRAIIPDATEIIIAPTMRYHQWRIAAMNNQQFFVGKAVKDQVDILDRFNRIPVPHTPVIEAAKKDKNLSAFLSFSPVYRWEVDEYNDFYEVRFIDLRYRSNGHYPFVAVVQLDRDLNRISSYTGWVFSEKKLRKKLSIIPS, translated from the coding sequence TTGGATACTGGAACACATGTTGTAATGGGGATTGCCCTGGGTGGGCTTGCAACCTTGGATCCATCCGTCGCCGCCAGCCACGCTACTGCAACCAGTGTGTTAATTGCCACGATTGCAGGTTCACAAATACCAGATATCGATACAGTGTTAAAACTAAGAAATAATGCCATTTACATTCGGAATCATCGTGGAGTGACACATTCCATACCTGCAGTGTTATTATGGCCGCTCCTCATTGTAGCTGTCATTTACCCTTTCTTTACATCAGCCAATTTATTGCATTTATGGGCATGGACGTTCGCAGCTGTGTTCATCCATGTATTTGTTGATATTTTTAATGCCTATGGCACGCAAGCGCTGAGACCTTTTTCTACAAAATGGGTAGCGCTCGGCGTCATAAACACCTTTGATCCGATTATTTTCGGCATTCATGTTATAGGGATATTTATTTGGATTTTAGGGGCAAATCCGGGCATTACCTTTTTATTAATGTATGCCGTCATCTTTACCTACTATATCAGGCGGTATCAAGCAAAGAAACGAGTTTTGGTTGGGGTAAGAGCCATTATCCCTGACGCCACAGAAATCATTATTGCACCAACCATGAGATATCATCAATGGCGAATTGCGGCCATGAATAACCAGCAATTTTTTGTCGGGAAAGCTGTTAAGGATCAAGTGGACATTCTTGACCGCTTTAACCGTATACCTGTCCCTCATACACCTGTTATCGAAGCAGCCAAAAAGGATAAGAATCTTTCAGCGTTTTTATCATTTTCCCCTGTATATCGCTGGGAAGTTGATGAGTACAATGATTTTTACGAAGTTCGTTTTATTGATTTACGCTACCGGAGTAATGGCCACTACCCCTTTGTGGCGGTTGTTCAATTAGACAGGGACTTAAATCGAATCAGTTCATATACGGGCTGGGTATTTAGTGAAAAGAAATTACGGAAGAAGTTGAGTATAATACCAAGCTAA
- a CDS encoding SDR family oxidoreductase, which produces MKTIIITGAGSGLGKELAILFSQKGYHLLLTGRTLEKLSKVKKEIETMGGKADILQLDIRNNEDIGSKVKELSSRYTIFGLVNNAGIGHFGAFTEITEQQISQMIDTNIFGTILMTKAVLPVLQHNNAGQIINIVSTAGLRGKVNEAVYVASKFAIRGFTESLQKEYEGSGIKFNAVYMGGMNTPFWDESDHIKDKSSLRSAKEIAEIIMGQLDQDSIVIERKNS; this is translated from the coding sequence ATGAAGACAATTATTATAACTGGAGCTGGTTCAGGGTTAGGAAAGGAATTAGCCATTCTTTTTTCACAAAAGGGCTATCACCTTTTATTAACTGGAAGAACTTTGGAGAAATTATCAAAGGTAAAAAAGGAAATTGAAACGATGGGTGGAAAGGCAGATATTCTCCAATTAGATATCCGGAACAATGAGGATATTGGAAGCAAAGTGAAAGAATTAAGCAGTAGATACACGATTTTCGGTTTGGTCAATAACGCTGGGATTGGGCATTTTGGCGCATTTACGGAAATAACTGAACAGCAAATCAGCCAAATGATTGATACAAATATCTTTGGGACTATTTTGATGACAAAGGCAGTCCTTCCTGTCCTGCAACACAATAATGCCGGGCAAATTATCAATATTGTCTCCACTGCCGGTTTAAGGGGCAAAGTGAATGAGGCTGTGTATGTTGCTAGCAAGTTTGCGATTAGGGGCTTTACAGAAAGCCTGCAAAAAGAATATGAAGGCAGCGGAATTAAGTTTAACGCTGTTTATATGGGCGGTATGAATACCCCTTTCTGGGACGAAAGCGACCATATAAAAGACAAATCCTCCCTAAGATCTGCCAAGGAAATTGCCGAAATCATTATGGGCCAGTTGGATCAAGATTCAATTGTAATCGAGAGGAAAAACTCATGA
- a CDS encoding glycosyltransferase family A protein, whose translation MVSIITCTIREESIDNVFRNYQQQTWPDKELIIILNRDSMDIDQWIKKAQNYSNVRVFQLHEKATLGDCLNFGVMNAGYDIIAKFDDDDYYGPEYIASSIESFTNKQVSIVGKSSYYIYFKNKKALIHVNGTENSMTDTVAGATLLFRKDIFHYVRFEKVNRAEDYWFIDQSKKAGFHVYSTDPRHFAVIRNDSDKHTWKISDEDLMEWGDLVGYTENFESIVSNRK comes from the coding sequence GTGGTTTCTATTATAACGTGTACGATAAGAGAAGAGAGCATCGATAATGTCTTCAGAAATTACCAACAACAAACCTGGCCAGATAAAGAATTGATCATTATCCTGAATAGGGATTCGATGGATATTGACCAATGGATCAAAAAGGCCCAAAATTATTCTAATGTCCGGGTATTTCAATTGCATGAAAAAGCAACACTGGGGGATTGCTTAAATTTTGGGGTAATGAACGCAGGATATGATATTATTGCGAAATTTGATGACGATGATTATTACGGTCCCGAATATATTGCAAGTTCAATCGAATCTTTTACTAATAAACAGGTTTCAATCGTTGGAAAAAGCTCTTACTATATTTATTTTAAAAATAAAAAAGCCTTGATTCATGTGAATGGTACAGAGAATTCTATGACAGATACGGTTGCAGGAGCAACGTTACTGTTTAGGAAAGACATTTTTCATTATGTTCGCTTTGAAAAGGTAAATCGTGCCGAGGATTACTGGTTTATTGATCAATCGAAAAAAGCAGGCTTTCACGTTTATTCTACAGACCCACGACATTTTGCCGTTATTCGTAATGACTCAGACAAACATACGTGGAAGATTTCCGATGAAGATTTAATGGAGTGGGGTGATTTAGTCGGCTATACAGAAAATTTCGAGTCCATTGTATCAAATAGGAAGTAA
- a CDS encoding YfhH family protein, with translation MQQEKRYSAMSEHELRQEIASIQEKARKAEQLGMVNEFAVLERKVQMARAYLMNPDSFKPGEIYEIEGDPGQYFKIDYMNGVFAWGYRLKGDGKEEALPISLLKWLK, from the coding sequence ATGCAACAGGAGAAACGCTACAGTGCAATGTCAGAACATGAATTAAGGCAAGAAATTGCAAGCATACAAGAAAAGGCTAGAAAAGCAGAGCAATTGGGAATGGTCAATGAGTTTGCTGTTCTTGAAAGAAAAGTGCAAATGGCCAGGGCGTATTTAATGAATCCTGATTCTTTTAAACCCGGTGAGATTTATGAAATTGAAGGGGATCCTGGCCAATATTTTAAAATTGATTATATGAATGGCGTTTTTGCATGGGGCTACAGGCTTAAAGGTGATGGAAAAGAAGAAGCACTACCGATTTCTTTACTAAAGTGGTTAAAATAA
- a CDS encoding homoserine dehydrogenase, with protein MAVLQVAILGFGTVGEGVYRTIQSHAEVLTAVLGKKVEVAAVLIKNKQKPRNISEEVLVTTEFAEILRLPQLDIVVEAIVDREPPFSFLKKAIEHGCHVITANKEMFAHHGKELLELANENNVSVGYEATVAGGIPVIQTLRQLLNINRVKQVQGILNGTSNFILSEMREKKQSFAQALKLAQVNGFAEANPTNDVEGFDAFYKTMILSRIAFGDEPNWHEVEREGITTITSEMIESAEKIGLKYKHIATISRSGDQIKATVKPALIGRDHPFYHVEGVQNAVSIQSDIVGEITLQGPGAGMFPTASAVIEDLVYVCKNNAAAPRSTALTI; from the coding sequence ATGGCTGTATTACAAGTGGCAATTCTAGGTTTTGGAACGGTTGGTGAAGGAGTTTATCGGACGATTCAATCTCATGCGGAGGTGTTAACAGCGGTATTAGGGAAAAAAGTGGAAGTGGCGGCTGTTCTGATAAAAAACAAGCAAAAGCCAAGAAATATTAGTGAGGAGGTTCTTGTTACTACAGAATTTGCAGAAATTCTCCGCCTTCCGCAGCTTGATATTGTTGTCGAAGCCATCGTCGACAGAGAACCGCCCTTTTCATTTTTGAAAAAGGCAATTGAACATGGCTGTCATGTTATTACCGCTAATAAGGAAATGTTTGCCCATCATGGAAAAGAGCTGTTGGAGCTAGCGAATGAAAATAATGTATCGGTTGGCTATGAAGCAACAGTCGCCGGTGGGATTCCGGTTATTCAAACACTAAGACAATTATTAAATATCAATCGTGTAAAACAAGTTCAAGGAATCCTGAATGGGACTTCGAATTTCATTCTGTCTGAAATGCGTGAGAAAAAGCAATCATTTGCACAGGCACTGAAATTAGCCCAAGTGAACGGGTTTGCCGAGGCTAATCCCACAAATGATGTCGAAGGGTTTGATGCTTTTTATAAAACCATGATTCTTAGCAGAATCGCCTTTGGAGATGAACCAAATTGGCATGAAGTGGAGCGGGAAGGGATTACAACCATCACAAGTGAAATGATTGAATCGGCAGAAAAAATAGGGTTAAAGTATAAACATATTGCCACTATTAGCAGATCGGGTGATCAAATTAAAGCGACAGTTAAACCGGCACTGATTGGAAGGGATCATCCTTTTTACCATGTGGAAGGGGTACAAAATGCTGTTAGTATTCAATCTGACATTGTTGGTGAAATCACGCTTCAAGGACCAGGTGCTGGGATGTTTCCAACGGCAAGTGCTGTCATCGAGGATTTGGTTTACGTGTGTAAAAACAATGCTGCTGCTCCCCGGTCAACGGCATTAACAATATAA